CCGAGCGGTCCGAGTCGGCGCAGACGATCCGCCAGCACGACGTCGGCGAGGTCATCGACCCCGAGGCGGGGGGGAGCGGGGCCGACCTCGTCGCCGCGCTCCGTCGACTGGCGGACGCCCCCGCCGAGCGCCGGGTGATGGGGGAGCGGGCGCGCGCGGCGTTCGAGACGGAGTACGATCGGGCCGTCCTCTGCGAGGCGTGGGCCGACCTCCTGGCCGCCCGGTTCGGATTCGACCTGCCGGCCCGGCCCGTAGCGCCGGTGCGGGTCGGGGCGGATTAGCCCTCGGCCTCGGTCGTCGCTGCCTCGGCGGGCTCGTCGGCCGGTGCTCCCGCCCCGAACACCCAGTCGAACAGCTGGACGAGGGTCGGGCGCAGCGTGCCGCGCGGGACGATCCGGTCGACGAAGCCTTGCTCCTGGAGGAACTCCGCCGTCTGGAAGCCCGGCGGGAGGTCGCGGCCGATCGTCTCGCGGATGACGCGCGGGCCGGCGAACCCGATGAGCGCGCCCGGCTCAGCGATGTTGAGGTCGCCGAGCATGGCGAATGAGGCCGTCACGCCGCCCGTCGTCGGGTGCGTGAGGACCGAGACGTAGGGGAGCCCCTTCTCAGCAAGCACGGCGAGGTTCGCGCTCGTCTTGGCCATCTGCATGAGCGAGAGCGCGCCCTCCATCATTCGCGCCCCGCCCGACTGGCTGATGACGACGCACGCCCGCTCCTCCTCGACCGCGCGGCGCACCGCTCGCGTGACCGTCTCGCCGACGACCGACCCCATCGACCCGCCGATGTAGGTGAAGTCCATCGCCGCGACCGACGCCGGGTGCCCGCCGATGACGCCCGTGCCCGAGACGGCCGCGTCGTTGAGCCCCGTCTTCCGGTCGGCCGCCACGATCCGCTCGGCGTACGGCTTCCGGTCGACGAACTCGAGCGGGTCGACGGAGTGGAGGTCGGCGTCGTGGCGGTCGAAGGCGCCCTCGTCGAAGAGGAGCCGGAGGTAACCGAGCCCCGACATCGGGTAGTGGTGGCCGCACGAGGGGCACACGAGGAGGTGCTCCTCGAGCTCCCGCTGGCTCGTGATCGTGTCGCAGGACGGGCACTTGAGCCAGTAGCCCTCCGGGGTCTCGTTGCGGTCCCGGCGGTCGGTTTTGATGCCGGCCGAGTTGCGCTTAAACCAAGCCATGGAATTGCCGGAGGGTCGTCATAGGGTCGAAGGTCTCAAGATACCGCCCGGCTGTGACGTCGCCACGGGCTTGAGGTAGAGCGGTTCGAGGGCCGCGACGTCGTCGGGACCCTCGGCCTCGGCGATGCCCTGGCCGAGGCGGGCGACGACGGCACCGGAAGACGCGAGCTCGACGCGAGGCAGGTCGGGACGGAGGTCGGCCAGCCGGTCGGCGCCCGGCCCGCCGAGGGCGAGGGTGGAGGCGGGCAGCCAGTCGGCGACGGCGTCGAGGGAGAGCGCGGCGGGGGCGGCGACCTCGACGTCGCCGTCGTAGACCGCGACGTAGACCTCGCCGCGTCGAGATGGGAGGATGGCGCAGATCGGTCCTCCCACCGTGCTGCTGGTGGTGAGCGCGCGGAGCGTCGGCACGCCGACGAGGGCGGCGCCGGTGGCGAGGGCGAGGCCCTTGGCCGTGCTCGTCCCGATGCGGAGCCCCGTGTACGAGCCCGGCCCAGCGGCGACGGCGACGAGCCCGAGGTCGGCCGGGTCCCGCTCGACGTGCGCGAAGGCCTCCCGAAGGAGGGGGGCGAGGCGCCGGCCGTGCGACCGGGGCACCGAGAGGGCGGCCTCGAACAGCACGCGCTCTCCGTCGAGGAGGGCGACGGCGCAGACGTCGGTGGCGGTGTCGATGCCAAGGGTGAGCACAGGGGTGGGAGAGTGCGGCAGTGAGACGGGTCTAGAGGGGATGAGGGGACCCGTGGGACCTGCACAACCCGCAGAACCCCGAACCCTTCCTCCTTGACATTTCCTTCACGCCCGGGGATCTTTGCATCCCCCTCCTTTCGAAGCGCTTCCGGCTTCGTCCATCCCACCTGCCATGACCGTCTACGACGCCGACCACATCCGCAACGTCGCCCTCGTGGGCCACCAGGGGAGCGGAAAGACGACGCTGGCCGAGGCCATGCTCTTCAGCGCCGGCGCGATCCCGCGCATGGGGACCGTCGAGGAGGGCTCGACGGCGAGCGACTTCCACGACAGTGAGCGCGAGCGGACGATGTCGGTCTTCACGTCGCTGCTCCACGCCGAGTGGGAGGGCCACAAGATCAACGTGCTCGACACGCCCGGCTACCTCGACTTCTCGGCCGAGACCATCACGGCCCTCAAAGTCGCCGACACGGCCGTGTTCGTCATCGACGCGGCCGAAGGCGTCCAGGTGGGGACCGAGCTGGCGTGGACCTACGCCCGCAACACCGAGACGCCAGCGCTCTTCGTCCTCAACAAGCTCGACACCGCCGCCGCCGACTTCGCGACGACGCTGGACAAGGTCCGCGACCGGTTCGGCCGGGCGGCCATCCCGATGCAACTCCCGGGCGGCTCGGGGACGCGGACGATCATCGACGTCCTGCTCATGAAGCAGATTCGGTTCGACGACAAAGGGCAGGCCCACTTCGAGCCGATCGCCGACGACTTCAAGGAACGCGCCGACGCCCTCCACAACGAGCTCGTCGAGTCGATCGCCGAGAACGACGAGGGGCTCATGGACCTCTACTTCGAGAAGGGCGAGCTGACGGAGGACGAGATGCGGAAGGGCCTCCACCAAGCCATGCTCAATCGCGAGCTGTTCCCCGTCTTCCTGACGGTCGCGAATGAGAACGTTGGCGTGTCACGGTTGATGAGCTTCATCGACAACGTGTGCCCGAGCCCGGCCGAGATGCCGCCGCCGCACATGGACGCTGGCTCGGTCTCGGTCGACGCACAGGCCGCGCCGGTGGCGTTCGTGTTCCGGACGATGGCCGAGGAGCACGTCGGCGAGTACTCGTACCTCAAGGTCTACGACGGGATGCTGACGCAGGGCCAGGACCTCGAGAACGCGAGCGACTCGTCGATGGAGCGACTGGGTGCGCTCTACGCCGTGAACGGCAAGGACCGCGACCCCGTGCCGCAGCTCGTGGCCGGCGACGTCGGCGTGACGGTCAAGCTCAAGCACACGAGCACCGGCGACACGCTCCGCCAGCGCGGCTCCAGCGCCGTCGTGACGCCGGTCGAGTACCCCGAGCCCCGCATGCGGCTGGCCATCCACGCCGTACACCAGGGCGAGGAGGACAAGATGGCGCAGGGGCTCGCCCAGATCGTCAAGGAGGACCCGTCACTGGTGGTCGAGCACGACGCCCACCTCGGCCAGGTCACCGTCGCAGGACAGGGCGAGATGCACCTCGACATCGCGAAGTACCGCCTCGCCCACCGCGCCGGCGTCGAGGTCGCGTTCGAGCGGCCGAAGGTGAGCTACCGCGAGACCGTCCGCGGCCGCGCCGAGGCGCGGTACCGCCACAAGAAGCAGACGGGCGGCGCCGGCCAGTTCGCCGACATCTCCCTGCTCGTCGAACCGCTCGACGGGGAGTTTCAGCCGGAGGGCCAGATGAAGGTCCGCGGCGAGCACACGGCCGAGACCGACTGGGGCTCGAAGGTCCACTTCGTCGACGCCATCGTGGGCGGCGTCATC
This sequence is a window from Rubrivirga marina. Protein-coding genes within it:
- the accD gene encoding acetyl-CoA carboxylase, carboxyltransferase subunit beta, coding for MAWFKRNSAGIKTDRRDRNETPEGYWLKCPSCDTITSQRELEEHLLVCPSCGHHYPMSGLGYLRLLFDEGAFDRHDADLHSVDPLEFVDRKPYAERIVAADRKTGLNDAAVSGTGVIGGHPASVAAMDFTYIGGSMGSVVGETVTRAVRRAVEEERACVVISQSGGARMMEGALSLMQMAKTSANLAVLAEKGLPYVSVLTHPTTGGVTASFAMLGDLNIAEPGALIGFAGPRVIRETIGRDLPPGFQTAEFLQEQGFVDRIVPRGTLRPTLVQLFDWVFGAGAPADEPAEAATTEAEG
- the tsaB gene encoding tRNA (adenosine(37)-N6)-threonylcarbamoyltransferase complex dimerization subunit type 1 TsaB — encoded protein: MLTLGIDTATDVCAVALLDGERVLFEAALSVPRSHGRRLAPLLREAFAHVERDPADLGLVAVAAGPGSYTGLRIGTSTAKGLALATGAALVGVPTLRALTTSSTVGGPICAILPSRRGEVYVAVYDGDVEVAAPAALSLDAVADWLPASTLALGGPGADRLADLRPDLPRVELASSGAVVARLGQGIAEAEGPDDVAALEPLYLKPVATSQPGGILRPSTL
- a CDS encoding elongation factor G; translation: MTVYDADHIRNVALVGHQGSGKTTLAEAMLFSAGAIPRMGTVEEGSTASDFHDSERERTMSVFTSLLHAEWEGHKINVLDTPGYLDFSAETITALKVADTAVFVIDAAEGVQVGTELAWTYARNTETPALFVLNKLDTAAADFATTLDKVRDRFGRAAIPMQLPGGSGTRTIIDVLLMKQIRFDDKGQAHFEPIADDFKERADALHNELVESIAENDEGLMDLYFEKGELTEDEMRKGLHQAMLNRELFPVFLTVANENVGVSRLMSFIDNVCPSPAEMPPPHMDAGSVSVDAQAAPVAFVFRTMAEEHVGEYSYLKVYDGMLTQGQDLENASDSSMERLGALYAVNGKDRDPVPQLVAGDVGVTVKLKHTSTGDTLRQRGSSAVVTPVEYPEPRMRLAIHAVHQGEEDKMAQGLAQIVKEDPSLVVEHDAHLGQVTVAGQGEMHLDIAKYRLAHRAGVEVAFERPKVSYRETVRGRAEARYRHKKQTGGAGQFADISLLVEPLDGEFQPEGQMKVRGEHTAETDWGSKVHFVDAIVGGVIDMQRFFGAIQKGVADMLRQGPVAGYPVGDVRVVVFDGGMHSVDSNENAFKTAAKMAFRDGFRDARPAILEPIVELEVLVPEAYMGDVLGDLNTRRARIQGMVAEGPFQKIVAQVPEAELYRYSTSLRSMTQGRGLHRARFSHYDPVPRDVQDQLVSGRMADAAA